The proteins below are encoded in one region of Fimbriimonadaceae bacterium:
- a CDS encoding ABC transporter ATP-binding protein, with protein sequence MSLAIETRNLTKTYKSRSGQVNVVDNLNLQVEPGEIFGFLGPNGAGKTTTIKILLNIIEQTSGQAFVLGHEAGDIRAHRELSYLPEKPYYYEHMTGLEIMQFYASLFGIRDNDHCKRLLTRVNLGNDMNRPISQYSKGMQQRVGLAQSLLNDPKLLFLDEPTGGLDPIAHIEIRDLILQFRDEGKTVFISSHELSDVERICDRVAIINKGEVVAQGRLEELLIGGRIEITANNCTTEVADKIRDLHTMVSINSGRMIVDMPDSSSPNDVVAMVQAAGGEIVSVIPRRKRLEDLFLEAVSSDDKVKGREKVSMLEDKEVTKP encoded by the coding sequence TTGAGCCTTGCCATTGAGACTCGGAACCTAACGAAAACGTATAAGTCACGCAGCGGACAGGTCAACGTCGTCGACAACCTCAACCTACAGGTCGAGCCGGGAGAAATCTTCGGCTTTCTCGGCCCCAACGGTGCAGGAAAGACGACGACCATTAAGATTCTGCTGAACATTATCGAGCAGACTTCGGGCCAAGCCTTCGTGCTTGGACACGAGGCCGGCGACATTAGGGCCCACCGCGAGTTAAGCTACTTGCCGGAAAAGCCTTACTACTACGAGCACATGACGGGCCTCGAGATCATGCAGTTTTATGCAAGTCTCTTCGGCATTCGCGACAACGACCACTGTAAACGGTTGCTGACACGCGTAAACCTGGGGAACGACATGAACCGACCGATCAGCCAATACTCAAAGGGTATGCAGCAGCGTGTCGGACTGGCCCAGAGCTTGCTGAACGATCCCAAGCTCTTGTTCTTGGACGAACCGACCGGCGGCCTCGACCCCATCGCGCACATTGAGATCCGAGACCTTATCCTTCAGTTCCGCGACGAAGGGAAGACGGTCTTTATCTCCAGCCACGAGCTAAGCGACGTCGAGCGTATCTGCGACCGAGTCGCAATCATCAACAAAGGCGAGGTGGTCGCCCAAGGGCGGCTCGAAGAGCTCTTGATCGGCGGTCGTATTGAGATTACTGCGAACAACTGCACCACTGAAGTTGCGGACAAGATTCGCGACCTTCATACTATGGTGTCGATCAACAGCGGCCGCATGATTGTGGATATGCCGGACTCGTCGAGTCCGAACGACGTCGTTGCTATGGTCCAGGCGGCGGGCGGCGAGATCGTGAGCGTCATTCCGCGGCGTAAACGGCTAGAAGACTTGTTCCTCGAAGCCGTCAGCAGCGATGACAAGGTAAAAGGTCGAGAAAAGGTCAGCATGCTTGAAGACAAGGAGGTCACGAAGCCTTGA
- the recR gene encoding recombination mediator RecR — protein sequence MHFARPLAELISRLERLPGVGPKSAQRLAYHTLKMPTDDVRSLANALVAARESLRFCEVCQDFSSEETCRICSDPRRDPRMICVVGEPRDVAAMERLNEYKGTYHVLHGLLSPMDGIGPEQIRVRELLERLRAEIDEVILATNPTVEGDTTALYLAKLMKPLGVTVTRLAHGMPVGGELDYADTATLLSAFEYRRPI from the coding sequence ATGCACTTTGCCCGCCCGCTGGCGGAACTGATCTCGCGGCTGGAGCGCCTTCCCGGCGTCGGGCCAAAGTCCGCGCAGCGCTTGGCTTACCACACGCTGAAAATGCCGACGGACGATGTTCGCTCACTGGCGAACGCGCTCGTCGCCGCGCGCGAGTCCCTGCGGTTTTGCGAGGTCTGCCAGGACTTCTCCTCGGAGGAGACTTGCCGGATCTGTAGCGATCCGCGCCGCGACCCGCGCATGATCTGCGTCGTTGGGGAGCCCCGAGACGTGGCCGCGATGGAGCGGCTTAACGAGTATAAGGGCACCTATCACGTCCTTCATGGCCTGCTTTCGCCCATGGACGGGATCGGCCCCGAACAGATTCGCGTGCGCGAACTGCTCGAGCGTCTTCGCGCGGAGATCGACGAGGTCATTCTCGCGACCAACCCGACTGTCGAGGGTGACACGACCGCGCTCTACCTGGCCAAACTCATGAAGCCGCTGGGGGTCACAGTGACGCGCCTTGCGCACGGAATGCCGGTCGGGGGAGAGCTGGACTATGCGGACACCGCGACTCTTCTCAGCGCCTTCGAGTACCGCCGGCCCATCTAA
- the deoC gene encoding deoxyribose-phosphate aldolase — protein sequence MSEGSPNFVGMVDFALLHPTLTDTELQQGCERAALLKVATVCIKPYAVKQAVQCLTGTGVGVGTVIGFPHGSHATDIKAAEARLACQDGATELDMVINVGKALSRDWAYVEQDIAAVQRVAKEHGAVLKVIFENDYISDAAVKITLCKVCTQLGVDYVKTSTGFGFVRQADGGVRALGATLSDLELMRKHCGPAVRVKAAGGVRDFATAQRMYELGVTRFGTSSPEALQPDARDKNTGY from the coding sequence GTGAGCGAAGGCTCGCCGAACTTCGTCGGCATGGTCGATTTCGCTCTGTTGCACCCCACCCTGACGGACACCGAACTCCAGCAAGGTTGCGAGCGGGCGGCGCTGTTAAAGGTGGCCACTGTCTGTATAAAGCCGTATGCTGTCAAGCAGGCGGTGCAATGCCTAACGGGCACTGGCGTAGGGGTGGGGACCGTCATTGGTTTTCCCCACGGCTCGCACGCCACCGACATTAAAGCTGCCGAAGCGCGGCTGGCTTGCCAAGACGGCGCGACCGAACTCGATATGGTCATTAATGTCGGCAAAGCTTTGTCAAGGGATTGGGCTTACGTCGAGCAAGACATCGCGGCAGTGCAACGCGTTGCCAAAGAACACGGGGCGGTGCTCAAGGTCATCTTCGAAAACGACTATATTTCGGACGCCGCGGTCAAGATAACGCTTTGCAAAGTCTGCACCCAGCTGGGCGTCGACTATGTCAAGACTTCCACCGGTTTTGGATTCGTGAGACAGGCTGACGGCGGGGTTAGGGCGTTAGGGGCGACATTGTCGGACTTAGAGCTCATGCGCAAACATTGCGGCCCTGCTGTGAGGGTGAAGGCGGCTGGTGGTGTCCGCGACTTTGCCACCGCGCAAAGGATGTACGAGTTAGGCGTAACGCGGTTTGGCACGAGTTCGCCGGAAGCGCTGCAGCCCGATGCAAGGGACAAGAACACCGGCTACTGA
- a CDS encoding sigma-70 family RNA polymerase sigma factor, translating into MSSELKVLYRVARRLGASAEEAEDLVQVTLVKAYQNWQRFDGRYIRSWLIRILRNERLATLRAVNLEVEWDDASENRAVEQPFWSGIETKLEAERIVAELETLPEIYRLAVQLCDVEQMSYEEAAIAMDVPIGTVRSRLFRARTELRKRLGGTLEP; encoded by the coding sequence GTGAGCTCTGAACTGAAAGTGCTCTACCGCGTGGCCCGCCGACTTGGCGCATCCGCCGAAGAAGCGGAGGACTTGGTCCAGGTCACCCTCGTCAAGGCTTACCAGAATTGGCAACGCTTCGACGGCCGCTATATCCGCAGCTGGCTCATCCGCATTTTGCGGAACGAGCGCCTCGCCACCCTGCGAGCCGTGAACCTGGAGGTCGAATGGGACGACGCCAGCGAGAACCGCGCCGTCGAACAGCCGTTCTGGTCCGGGATCGAAACGAAGCTCGAGGCCGAGCGAATCGTTGCCGAACTTGAGACCTTGCCCGAAATCTATCGGCTCGCCGTGCAGTTGTGCGACGTCGAGCAAATGAGCTACGAAGAGGCAGCCATCGCCATGGACGTACCCATCGGCACCGTCCGAAGCCGGCTCTTTCGAGCCCGCACCGAACTCAGAAAACGGCTGGGAGGAACGCTTGAGCCCTGA
- a CDS encoding ABC transporter permease produces the protein MNVILSIARTTLGEAIRRRVLLVILLIGVLFLVVAPGLEALSPRQESTVLRALTLGVIQLTSAVIAIVLTVYLIPNEIERRTIYTILSKPVQRWQFLVGKYLGAVGALGLMMALMTGTMLLVFMLMKQNQLDQLGELARVPVLFFAQMALLAAVAVFFSTFVSPIVNFFLSGGVYLLGSVFNSLFESFADPERSDINPLVRGIAGAIQFVIPNFQNFNVQNAAINQGTAIQSEAVYYAGLVGYALAYIGVLLIAGILIFDRREV, from the coding sequence TTGAACGTCATCTTATCCATTGCCAGAACGACGCTCGGTGAGGCGATTCGCCGCCGCGTCTTGCTCGTCATCCTTCTCATCGGCGTCCTTTTCCTCGTCGTGGCCCCGGGCTTAGAGGCCCTCTCGCCTCGACAGGAATCAACCGTCCTCCGCGCCCTCACGCTGGGCGTTATCCAGCTCACAAGCGCAGTAATCGCAATTGTCCTTACCGTTTACCTTATCCCGAACGAGATCGAGCGAAGAACCATATACACCATCCTTTCCAAGCCTGTCCAAAGATGGCAGTTCTTGGTAGGGAAGTACCTGGGCGCGGTCGGTGCGCTCGGGCTGATGATGGCCCTAATGACGGGCACGATGTTGCTGGTCTTCATGCTAATGAAGCAAAACCAGCTGGACCAGCTCGGAGAACTCGCGCGCGTGCCAGTCTTGTTCTTCGCACAAATGGCGCTGCTCGCCGCAGTCGCAGTGTTCTTCTCCACATTCGTATCGCCCATCGTTAACTTCTTCCTTTCGGGAGGTGTCTACCTCCTAGGTTCTGTGTTCAACTCGTTGTTCGAGTCATTCGCGGATCCGGAAAGATCGGACATTAACCCCTTGGTCCGCGGCATAGCCGGGGCCATCCAGTTCGTGATCCCGAACTTTCAGAACTTTAACGTTCAAAATGCGGCGATCAACCAGGGAACTGCGATCCAGAGCGAGGCTGTTTACTATGCAGGGCTTGTCGGTTACGCGCTAGCGTATATCGGCGTGCTCCTCATAGCCGGCATCCTGATCTTCGACCGGCGTGAGGTCTAA
- a CDS encoding thymidine phosphorylase has protein sequence MLPTTIIAKKRDNGELSPQEITDFINGYVSGDIADYQMAALAMAIYLRGMNATETAALTDAMLNSGVQLTWESPFPAKVDKHSTGGLGDKTSLILAPLLACCGLQVPMLSGRGLGATGGTLDKLEAIPGYRTDLSLEEIRHLTENVGCVITGTTPNLVPADRKLYALRDVTATVPSIPLITASIMSKKLAEGLTALVLDVKFGSGAFMKTLDDARALARSLVATGKRMGVTTVALLTDMNQPLGRMVGNAVEVDESIAAMQGEGSGDLIDVTTALGAELLVATGKAASQGDARAQLQGHIASGAALAKFEEMVTAQGGNLALPRPVASAHEVGSPSQGVVSAIDTEQLGLAVIELRGGRRKMGDQLDLSTGIEMLVRVGDRVEDGQPLARVFAPSALAEEACRRMQAAVRIGDQAAPPLPLIVDRISS, from the coding sequence ATGCTGCCCACAACAATCATCGCTAAGAAGCGCGACAACGGTGAACTTTCACCGCAAGAAATCACAGACTTCATTAACGGCTATGTCTCAGGTGACATCGCCGACTATCAAATGGCGGCGCTAGCGATGGCGATCTATCTACGCGGGATGAACGCCACCGAAACAGCCGCGCTGACCGATGCCATGCTGAACAGCGGCGTGCAGTTGACGTGGGAGTCGCCCTTCCCGGCCAAAGTCGATAAACATTCGACGGGCGGCTTGGGCGACAAAACGTCGCTGATTCTGGCCCCGCTTCTCGCATGCTGCGGCCTGCAAGTGCCCATGCTCTCGGGTCGGGGCCTGGGCGCGACCGGCGGCACGCTCGACAAACTGGAAGCCATTCCGGGCTACCGGACCGACCTCTCGCTGGAAGAGATCCGCCACCTGACCGAAAATGTGGGCTGCGTCATCACGGGGACCACACCGAATCTGGTTCCTGCTGACCGCAAGCTGTACGCGCTGCGCGACGTCACCGCGACGGTGCCGAGCATTCCGCTCATCACGGCCAGCATCATGAGCAAGAAACTCGCCGAGGGCCTCACGGCTTTGGTGCTCGACGTGAAGTTTGGAAGCGGCGCATTCATGAAGACCCTGGACGACGCCCGTGCCCTCGCTCGTTCGCTGGTGGCCACCGGCAAGCGCATGGGCGTGACCACAGTGGCGTTGCTGACCGATATGAACCAGCCATTGGGCCGCATGGTGGGCAACGCGGTGGAAGTGGACGAATCGATCGCCGCCATGCAAGGCGAAGGATCCGGCGATTTGATAGATGTGACGACGGCCCTGGGAGCAGAGCTCTTGGTGGCCACCGGCAAGGCGGCTTCGCAGGGCGACGCGAGAGCCCAACTTCAGGGGCACATCGCTTCGGGCGCGGCACTGGCCAAGTTCGAGGAGATGGTCACCGCCCAAGGCGGCAATCTGGCACTACCGAGACCGGTGGCTTCGGCCCACGAGGTTGGCAGCCCGTCCCAGGGCGTGGTCTCGGCCATCGACACGGAGCAACTGGGTCTGGCCGTCATCGAGCTGCGCGGTGGGAGACGCAAGATGGGGGACCAACTCGATCTTTCCACTGGGATAGAGATGTTGGTCCGGGTGGGCGACCGGGTTGAGGACGGGCAGCCCTTGGCCCGCGTCTTTGCCCCCTCCGCTTTGGCAGAAGAAGCTTGCCGGCGCATGCAGGCAGCGGTGCGGATCGGAGACCAGGCGGCGCCCCCGCTGCCCTTGATCGTCGATCGGATCAGCAGCTAA
- a CDS encoding YbaB/EbfC family nucleoid-associated protein: MKLPKGFGGQGFGGYLKQAQEAMARAQSLEQELQGETVEIDKGPVKAVFNGAGEIQSIKIDPSVVDPDDVEALEDLIVGLVRDGFAKSTELRNARIQEIMPNVPGMGNLGL, encoded by the coding sequence ATGAAACTTCCAAAGGGATTCGGCGGACAAGGGTTTGGCGGGTATTTGAAGCAGGCTCAAGAGGCCATGGCTCGTGCGCAGAGCCTGGAACAGGAGCTGCAAGGCGAAACGGTCGAGATCGACAAGGGCCCGGTCAAAGCGGTGTTCAACGGTGCGGGCGAAATCCAGTCGATCAAGATTGATCCGAGCGTGGTCGACCCTGATGACGTCGAGGCCCTCGAGGACCTGATCGTCGGGCTCGTCAGGGACGGCTTCGCGAAGTCCACCGAGCTAAGGAACGCGCGCATCCAGGAAATCATGCCGAACGTGCCTGGAATGGGCAACCTCGGGCTCTGA
- a CDS encoding adenylosuccinate lyase, which yields MIERYCTDAMTAIWSRKAKYERWLEVEVAVCEAWAEAGVVPKEDLAQIRERAAFSLERSDEIEKETRHDLMAFVRNVSEEVSKGGSAASRWIHYGLTSYDVIDTSLGMMLRDSCDVLLKSSERLGEEMARLFERYGQEPCIGRTHGIHAEPITFGHKVQGWYLELERSKARLRAARDEVAVGKISGAVGIHAHAGFDLERKVCEALELSPDPNSTQIVARDRMANLLCVLAVFAGSLERVATELRNLQRTEILEVQEAFASGQTGSSAMPHKRNPWNSETVCGLARVVRANAHAMLESIMTWHERDLSSSSVERIILPDTFHLVDFMLARLTTILSGLHVDSERMIENIRLMGDLVFSEHLMMALIEKGMSREAAYKVAQRHASAAWSGNDFRASVAADPEVAALLAPEELESAMNLGHHLRNAPKELGAGRVPCEAS from the coding sequence GTGATTGAAAGGTACTGCACGGACGCCATGACAGCGATCTGGAGCCGCAAAGCGAAGTACGAGCGCTGGCTTGAAGTCGAAGTGGCCGTATGCGAGGCCTGGGCTGAGGCTGGGGTCGTGCCAAAGGAGGACTTGGCCCAGATTCGAGAGCGGGCGGCGTTCAGCCTTGAGCGCTCGGACGAGATTGAGAAGGAGACGCGGCACGACCTGATGGCTTTCGTCCGCAACGTGAGCGAAGAGGTATCCAAAGGAGGGTCGGCGGCAAGCCGCTGGATCCACTACGGCCTGACCAGTTACGACGTCATCGATACCTCACTCGGCATGATGCTGCGGGATTCGTGCGACGTGTTGCTGAAGTCTTCCGAGCGCCTCGGCGAGGAGATGGCGCGCCTCTTTGAGCGATATGGCCAAGAGCCGTGTATCGGTCGCACCCACGGCATCCACGCGGAGCCGATCACTTTTGGCCATAAAGTCCAAGGATGGTATCTGGAACTTGAACGGAGTAAGGCGCGGCTTCGTGCAGCTCGTGACGAAGTCGCGGTCGGCAAGATCAGCGGGGCGGTGGGCATCCACGCTCATGCGGGCTTCGACCTTGAGCGCAAGGTTTGCGAGGCGTTGGAGCTAAGTCCAGACCCGAACAGCACGCAAATCGTCGCGCGGGACCGAATGGCAAACTTGCTCTGCGTCCTTGCCGTCTTCGCCGGGAGCCTTGAGAGAGTCGCGACAGAGCTTAGGAACCTGCAAAGGACAGAGATCCTTGAAGTGCAAGAGGCCTTCGCGAGCGGCCAGACTGGGAGTAGCGCGATGCCTCATAAGCGCAACCCTTGGAACAGCGAGACCGTTTGCGGGTTGGCAAGGGTTGTCCGTGCTAACGCCCATGCAATGCTCGAAAGCATCATGACTTGGCACGAACGGGACCTTAGCAGCTCTTCCGTGGAAAGGATAATCCTTCCCGACACCTTTCATCTCGTCGATTTCATGCTCGCAAGGCTCACCACAATCCTTAGTGGTTTACACGTCGATTCCGAGCGGATGATAGAGAACATTCGTCTTATGGGCGACCTCGTCTTTAGCGAGCATTTGATGATGGCTCTCATTGAGAAAGGGATGAGCCGCGAGGCGGCTTACAAAGTTGCGCAGCGTCACGCCAGCGCCGCCTGGTCCGGCAACGATTTCCGTGCGTCAGTCGCTGCCGACCCGGAAGTCGCGGCCCTGCTCGCGCCGGAGGAGCTGGAATCTGCGATGAACCTAGGCCATCATCTGCGTAACGCGCCCAAGGAACTCGGGGCTGGCCGCGTCCCTTGCGAGGCAAGCTAA
- the purD gene encoding phosphoribosylamine--glycine ligase, with translation MRFLVVGSGGREHALARKLARRAEVVAAPGNPGIAELGECHPVPANDLRGIAELAARIEPDAVVIGPEDPLIAGLADTLRSAGLAVFGPSARAAELEGSKSFAKRLMAEAGVPTAAGASFTDAGEAEAYVRGRFAAGRQVAVKASGAALGKGVVVAETLDEALATVDAFMRKGDLGDAGRVVVIEDRLLGREFSLLTMVSDGRLLSLPIAQDHKRALDGDLGPNTGGMGTYSPVPWVSQSLLEAAEERVARPIVEHLARQGISYRGVLFSGLMAVDGDPYCLEYNVRFGDPETQSVLPRLADDFCDAILAVARGEEIPPVAILPVCAVTVVLASGGYPGPYEKGVPVEIGPLREGAFAYHAGTARTADGTLVTAGGRVLGVTGTAKTLGEARNLAYEGAAQVSFSGKSFRSDIAADAGFG, from the coding sequence GTGCGCTTCTTGGTGGTGGGCTCTGGGGGGCGCGAGCACGCCCTTGCGCGAAAGCTCGCGCGTCGCGCCGAAGTCGTGGCGGCTCCTGGCAACCCGGGCATCGCCGAATTGGGCGAGTGCCACCCCGTCCCCGCGAACGACCTCCGAGGCATCGCCGAGCTCGCCGCCCGAATCGAGCCGGACGCGGTCGTCATAGGCCCTGAAGACCCCTTGATCGCGGGGCTGGCCGACACTTTACGGTCTGCTGGATTGGCCGTTTTCGGCCCCAGCGCCCGGGCCGCAGAGCTCGAGGGGAGCAAGTCCTTCGCGAAGCGGTTGATGGCTGAGGCCGGTGTCCCGACTGCGGCCGGAGCCTCGTTCACCGACGCCGGGGAAGCCGAAGCTTACGTCCGGGGCCGTTTCGCGGCCGGTCGACAGGTCGCCGTCAAGGCGAGCGGCGCCGCTCTCGGTAAAGGGGTTGTCGTGGCCGAGACCTTGGACGAGGCGCTCGCCACCGTCGACGCGTTCATGCGGAAAGGCGACCTTGGCGACGCGGGAAGAGTCGTTGTGATCGAGGACCGGTTGCTCGGCCGCGAGTTCTCGCTGCTGACCATGGTCTCGGACGGCCGGCTTCTGAGCCTGCCCATCGCGCAGGATCACAAGCGTGCGCTGGACGGCGACTTAGGGCCGAACACGGGCGGTATGGGCACTTACTCGCCCGTCCCCTGGGTCTCCCAGAGCTTGCTGGAGGCCGCCGAGGAGCGCGTCGCCAGACCGATCGTCGAGCACCTGGCCCGTCAGGGGATTTCGTACCGCGGCGTGCTATTTAGCGGCCTTATGGCGGTGGACGGGGATCCCTACTGTCTCGAATACAATGTTCGGTTCGGGGACCCCGAGACCCAAAGTGTCCTCCCACGGCTCGCGGATGATTTTTGCGACGCGATCCTGGCTGTCGCCCGCGGCGAAGAGATTCCCCCGGTCGCCATTCTGCCCGTCTGCGCCGTGACCGTGGTCCTGGCCAGCGGAGGCTATCCTGGCCCCTATGAGAAGGGGGTGCCCGTCGAAATCGGGCCCTTGCGGGAAGGGGCTTTTGCCTACCACGCGGGCACTGCCCGAACCGCCGACGGAACCCTCGTAACCGCGGGTGGGCGCGTCCTTGGTGTGACCGGTACGGCAAAGACACTGGGCGAAGCTCGAAACCTCGCTTACGAAGGCGCGGCGCAAGTCTCCTTTTCCGGAAAGTCATTCCGAAGCGACATCGCCGCCGACGCAGGGTTCGGCTAG
- the dnaX gene encoding DNA polymerase III subunit gamma/tau, protein MPDLALYRKYRSQTFGDLVGQDHVVRTIQNAIGRGRIAHAYLFTGPRGTGKTSTARLLAKALNCQSADSPVSEPCNVCETCLSIMNGNSLDVHELDAASESGVDKVRESIIEAVDYRPAVGRYRVFIIDEVHDLSTKAFDALLKTIEEPPSHVVFVLATTEYSKVPPTIRSRCQRHEFHRGTVQDLVKRLETVAKAEGIEAETAALGAIARMADGGYRDALTLLEQAMVTSDGPVTLQHVYDQLGLVPDETVDNLLRSIAGADVPQIITMLDSLYRLGRDPRALLESLLLRLGDLTLAAYGIEGTHVDATISAAMTSTARTIGVERLGHYRSELAVAHAKIREVTIPKVWLEAEIIRLTREPAAAQPVNPAPPAAAERKVERAKMREPEPPREPEKKREAKKESPPAAAVVREAGPPLVVNEPTGIETVWRRVVADVSELSRTARERLMATRVCGQDAKTVTIEFTRQVDADGVRGNSKLMPALLEAWQRHGGGDFALEFVSAPKTQEPSRPHVEKTAVESILEGDSLVEATREILGGETYQQK, encoded by the coding sequence ATGCCCGACCTTGCCCTTTACCGGAAATATAGGAGCCAGACCTTCGGCGACCTAGTCGGGCAAGACCATGTCGTCCGGACCATCCAAAACGCCATCGGCCGCGGGAGGATCGCGCATGCTTACCTCTTCACGGGCCCACGCGGGACGGGCAAGACTTCGACCGCGCGTCTGCTCGCCAAAGCGCTGAACTGCCAGAGCGCAGATTCTCCCGTGTCCGAACCCTGCAACGTCTGCGAGACCTGTCTCAGCATAATGAATGGCAACTCGCTCGACGTCCATGAACTGGACGCGGCGAGCGAATCGGGCGTGGACAAGGTGCGGGAGAGCATCATCGAGGCGGTCGATTATCGGCCCGCGGTCGGGCGTTACCGCGTCTTCATCATCGACGAGGTCCACGATCTTTCGACTAAAGCGTTCGACGCGCTCCTCAAGACCATCGAAGAGCCGCCGTCGCACGTCGTCTTCGTCCTCGCCACAACGGAGTACAGCAAAGTTCCGCCCACGATCCGGAGCCGATGCCAGCGGCACGAGTTCCACCGGGGCACCGTGCAAGACCTGGTGAAGCGGCTCGAGACAGTCGCCAAGGCGGAGGGGATCGAGGCGGAGACCGCGGCGCTGGGCGCTATCGCGCGCATGGCCGACGGAGGCTATCGGGACGCCCTTACCTTGCTGGAGCAAGCGATGGTGACGAGCGACGGACCGGTCACCCTCCAGCACGTCTACGACCAACTCGGCCTCGTGCCGGACGAGACCGTGGACAATCTCCTGCGGTCGATCGCGGGCGCCGATGTGCCGCAGATCATCACGATGCTCGACAGTCTCTACCGTCTGGGCCGGGATCCGCGGGCGCTTCTGGAGTCGCTCCTCCTGCGGTTGGGCGACCTGACCCTCGCGGCATACGGGATCGAGGGCACGCATGTGGACGCGACCATCTCCGCCGCCATGACCTCGACCGCACGCACGATCGGCGTGGAAAGGCTCGGACACTATCGCAGCGAACTCGCGGTGGCGCACGCGAAAATCCGCGAGGTCACGATCCCTAAGGTTTGGCTCGAGGCCGAGATCATCCGCCTGACGCGGGAACCGGCAGCCGCGCAGCCCGTGAACCCAGCGCCGCCCGCCGCAGCGGAGCGAAAGGTGGAACGCGCGAAAATGCGGGAGCCAGAACCGCCCCGAGAGCCCGAGAAAAAGCGTGAGGCCAAGAAAGAGTCCCCGCCCGCGGCTGCGGTGGTGAGAGAAGCGGGACCGCCGCTCGTCGTCAATGAGCCGACCGGCATCGAGACGGTGTGGCGCCGAGTGGTCGCCGACGTCTCCGAGCTTTCGCGCACTGCGCGCGAACGCCTGATGGCGACGCGGGTCTGCGGGCAAGACGCGAAAACCGTCACCATCGAGTTCACCCGCCAGGTCGACGCGGACGGCGTGCGCGGCAATAGCAAGCTGATGCCAGCCCTCTTGGAGGCCTGGCAACGGCACGGGGGAGGAGACTTCGCCCTTGAGTTCGTCTCCGCGCCGAAGACCCAGGAACCTTCGAGGCCCCATGTGGAGAAGACGGCGGTAGAATCGATCCTCGAAGGGGACTCGCTGGTCGAAGCCACTCGCGAGATTCTCGGCGGCGAAACGTACCAACAGAAATGA
- a CDS encoding NupC/NupG family nucleoside CNT transporter, which yields MERLISFGGLLTMLLIAWLLSTHRTKVSWRIVIGGLILQLVFAIVTLKTEPGQWAFARMGEAVNTLLGFVDEGSMFMFGINPRDGDPDLPARITLMRTFAFGVLPTIVFFSALMSLLYHLGVMQVIVKGFAVLMQRTLGTSGAETLSASANIFVGQTEAPLVVKPYLNVMTSSELMAVMVGGFATVAGGVMAAYVKFGVSAGHLLTASVISAPAALLIAKIMQPEVDQPKTLGKVEMEVERISTNPIEAVAIGATDGMRLAVNVGAMLIAFIALIACGDWIVGAVGQLFGQPGWTIKALLGYLFAPFALLIGVDFKDAFAVGQLLGTRTALNEFVAYIDLGELMKQPNALSERSQILATYALCGFCNFSSIGIQIGGIGALAPERRSDLARLGLRAMIGGTLACFMTACIAGILI from the coding sequence ATGGAGCGCTTGATAAGTTTTGGCGGCCTGCTCACGATGCTTCTCATCGCGTGGCTGCTCAGCACCCATCGGACGAAAGTGAGCTGGAGGATCGTGATTGGCGGATTGATCCTCCAATTGGTGTTCGCGATCGTGACGCTGAAGACGGAGCCGGGCCAATGGGCGTTCGCCCGAATGGGGGAGGCGGTGAACACCCTGCTGGGGTTCGTCGATGAAGGCTCGATGTTCATGTTCGGCATCAACCCACGTGACGGCGACCCGGACTTGCCAGCGCGCATTACCTTAATGCGCACCTTTGCCTTCGGAGTGCTTCCCACGATCGTGTTCTTCTCGGCGCTCATGTCGCTTCTTTATCACCTTGGGGTCATGCAGGTCATCGTGAAGGGCTTTGCGGTCCTCATGCAACGGACGTTGGGCACCTCCGGGGCCGAAACCCTGTCGGCCTCGGCCAACATCTTCGTGGGGCAGACCGAGGCGCCGCTGGTGGTCAAGCCATACCTCAATGTCATGACCTCAAGCGAGCTGATGGCGGTCATGGTGGGCGGGTTCGCCACGGTCGCCGGAGGTGTCATGGCGGCTTACGTCAAGTTCGGCGTCAGTGCCGGGCACTTGCTCACGGCGTCGGTTATCTCGGCCCCGGCCGCGCTACTCATCGCAAAAATCATGCAGCCCGAGGTCGATCAACCCAAGACGCTGGGCAAAGTCGAAATGGAGGTCGAACGGATCTCGACCAACCCCATCGAAGCCGTCGCAATCGGCGCGACGGACGGCATGCGATTGGCCGTCAACGTGGGGGCCATGCTGATCGCGTTCATCGCCCTCATCGCCTGCGGCGATTGGATCGTCGGCGCGGTGGGGCAATTGTTCGGCCAACCGGGCTGGACGATCAAGGCGCTTCTGGGTTATCTTTTTGCCCCGTTCGCGCTCTTGATCGGCGTGGACTTCAAAGATGCCTTCGCAGTGGGGCAACTGCTGGGGACCCGCACCGCGCTGAACGAGTTCGTGGCCTATATCGACTTGGGCGAGCTCATGAAGCAGCCCAACGCCTTGTCCGAGCGCAGCCAGATTTTGGCCACTTACGCCCTCTGCGGTTTCTGTAATTTCAGCTCGATCGGCATCCAGATCGGCGGCATTGGGGCGCTCGCGCCAGAACGTCGGAGCGATTTGGCCCGCTTGGGCCTGCGCGCCATGATCGGCGGTACCCTGGCCTGCTTCATGACGGCCTGCATCGCGGGGATTTTGATTTAG